In Apium graveolens cultivar Ventura chromosome 10, ASM990537v1, whole genome shotgun sequence, the following are encoded in one genomic region:
- the LOC141693867 gene encoding poly [ADP-ribose] polymerase 2 isoform X1, which translates to MSGDARRTTRNNKRLREEASETGILNGGPEELKGLEKYSRMSVKQLQQEATDRGVSAIGLKKELVERLCVADSSDPIVFDGEEKNDVQERKYASMTVKQLRQESTARELSAIGTKKELIDRLSVADNYKRILLDGEEKKYVGESKYTSMTVKQLRQEASAQGISVTGSKKELIDRLSVANNSEKIVFDGEENKHVDDNKKERLVTATKKGAAVLDQWLSDEIKLQYHVLQRGDEIYDAMLNQTNVGDNNNKFYVIQLLESDDGVRYMVYNRWGRVGIKGQDKLHGPYTSLECAIQEFEQKFYAKTKNQWSGRKDFVCYPKCYRWLEMDYSETDKKSDVQAKQRSISDIQPRETKLEARVAKFISLICNVSMMKQQMIEIGYNADKLPLGKLSRSTISEGYKVLKKIADVIGQSDRKKLEQLSGEFYTVIPHDFGFKKMREFVIDSPQKLKRKLEMVEALGEIVVATKLLEDDMGMQEDPLYSSYQRLNCDLLPLEVDSKEFFMVSKYMKNTHAKTHSNYSVDIVQILRVSREGEAERFKKFSGTKNRMLLWHGSRLTNWTGILKQGLRIAPPEAPVTGYMFGKGVYFADMFSKSANYCCSTRTATSGVLLLCEVALGDMAELLDAKYDADKLPDGKLSTKGVGVTAPDFSEVETLEDGVVVPLGKPKQHSDVKASLLYNEYIVYNPDQIRMRYAVHVNFNFKR; encoded by the exons ATGTCAGGTGATGCAAGAAGAACAACTAGAAACAACAAAAGATTGAGAGAAGAAGCTTCTGAAACTGGGATTTTAAATGGTGGGCCTGAAGAATTAAAGGGCCTTGAAAAGTATTCAAGAATGAGTGTTAAACAATTACAGCAAGAAGCTACTGATAGAGGGGTTTCTGCAATTGGGTTGAAGAAAGAACTTGTTGAGAGGCTTTGTGTTGCTGATAGTTCTGACCCCATTGTGTTTGATG GCGAAGAAAAGAATGATGTTCAAGAGCGCAAGTATGCAAGCATGACTGTAAAGCAATTACGCCAAGAATCCACTGCTCGAGAGCTTTCTGCAATCGGTACAAAGAAAGAACTCATTGATAGGCTCTCTGTTGCTGACAATTATAAGCGCATCTTGCTTGATG GCGAAGAAAAGAAATATGTTGGTGAAAGCAAGTATACAAGCATGACAGTTAAACAATTACGCCAAGAAGCCTCTGCTCAAGGAATTTCTGTAACTGGGTCGAAGAAAGAGCTGATTGATAGGCTTTCCGTTGCTAACAATTCAGAGAAAATTGTTTTTGATG GAGAAGAAAATAAGCATGTTGATGATAACAAGAAGGAAAGGCTGGTAACAGCAACAAAGAAAGGTGCAGCAGTACTTGATCAATGGCTGTCTGATGAGATTAAGTTACAGTACCATGTATTGCAGCGA GGCGATGAAATTTATGATGCAATGTTGAACCAGACAAATGTTGGGGATAACAATAACAAGTTCTATGTTATTCAACTTCTAG AATCAGATGATGGTGTAAGGTACATGGTTTATAATAGATGGGGAAGGGTTGGTATTAAGGGTCAAGATAAATTACACGGTCCTTATACATCACTAGAGTGTGCTATCCAGGAGTTCGAACAGAAGTTCTATGCCAAGACTAAGAACCAGTGGTCTGGCCGTAAAGACTTTGTTTGTTACCCAAAGTGCTACAGATGGCTGGAAATGGATTACAGTGAAACAGATAAAAAATCAGAT GTACAAGCAAAGCAAAGGTCCATAAGCGACATACAACCTCGAGAAACTAAGTTGGAAGCCCGTGTAGCAAAGTTTATTTCTCTCATATGTAACGTCAGCATGATGAAGCAACAAATGATAGAGATAG GATATAATGCTGATAAGTTGCCACTTGGTAAGCTAAGCAGGTCGACAATTTCTGAG GGCTATAAGGTGTTGAAGAAAATTGCGGATGTAATTGGACAATCAGATAGAAAAAAGCTTGAGCAGCTAAGTGG AGAATTTTACACAGTGATTCCTCACGATTTTGGTTTTAAGAAGATGC GTGAATTTGTCATCGACAGTCCTCAAAAATTAAAACGCAAATTGGAAATG GTTGAAGCCTTAGGTGAGATTGTGGTTGCGACAAAGTTGTTGGAGGATGACATGGGAATGCAG GAAGATCCTCTGTATTCCTCTTATCAACGCCTCAATTGTGATTTGCTGCCACTTGAAGTCGACTCTAAGGAGTTCTTCATG GTTTCCAAGTATATGAAGAACACTCATGCGAAGACACATTCAAATTATTCTGTAGATATTGTCCAGATATTACGGGTCTCCAGGGAGGGTGAAGCTGAGCGATTCAAGAAG TTCTCTGGTACGAAAAATAGAATGCTATTGTGGCATGGTTCTCGGCTTACAAACTGGACTGGAATACTGAAACAAG GTCTGCGCATCGCCCCTCCAGAAGCACCTGTCACCGGATACATGTTTGGAAAGGGTGTCTATTTTGCTGACATGTTCTCTAAAAGTGCAAATTATTGCTGCTCAACGCGTACGGCTACATCTGGAGTGCTGCTTTTATGTGAG GTTGCATTGGGGGACATGGCTGAGCTACTAGATGCAAAATATGACGCAGATAAATTGCCAGATGGAAAGCTAAG CACAAAAGGAGTTGGTGTGACTGCCCCAGATTTTTCAGAGGTTGAGACACTTGAAGATGGCGTAGTTGTTCCTCTAGGAAAGCCAAAGCAACATTCAGATGTGAAG GCTAGCTTGTTGTACAACGAATATATAGTCTATAATCCAGATCAGATAAGGATGCGCTATGCCGTCCATGTTAATTTCAACTTCAAGAGATGA
- the LOC141693867 gene encoding poly [ADP-ribose] polymerase 2 isoform X2 gives MSGDARRTTRNNKRLREEASETGILNGGPEELKGLEKYSRMSVKQLQQEATDRGVSAIGLKKELVERLCVADSSDPIVFDGEEKNDVQERKYASMTVKQLRQESTARELSAIGTKKELIDRLSVADNYKRILLDGEEKKYVGESKYTSMTVKQLRQEASAQGISVTGSKKELIDRLSVANNSEKIVFDGEENKHVDDNKKERLVTATKKGAAVLDQWLSDEIKLQYHVLQRGDEIYDAMLNQTNVGDNNNKFYVIQLLESDDGVRYMVYNRWGRVGIKGQDKLHGPYTSLECAIQEFEQKFYAKTKNQWSGRKDFVCYPKCYRWLEMDYSETDKKSDVQAKQRSISDIQPRETKLEARVAKFISLICNVSMMKQQMIEIGYNADKLPLGKLSRSTISEGYKVLKKIADVIGQSDRKKLEQLSGEFYTVIPHDFGFKKMREFVIDSPQKLKRKLEMVEALGEIVVATKLLEDDMGMQVSKYMKNTHAKTHSNYSVDIVQILRVSREGEAERFKKFSGTKNRMLLWHGSRLTNWTGILKQGLRIAPPEAPVTGYMFGKGVYFADMFSKSANYCCSTRTATSGVLLLCEVALGDMAELLDAKYDADKLPDGKLSTKGVGVTAPDFSEVETLEDGVVVPLGKPKQHSDVKASLLYNEYIVYNPDQIRMRYAVHVNFNFKR, from the exons ATGTCAGGTGATGCAAGAAGAACAACTAGAAACAACAAAAGATTGAGAGAAGAAGCTTCTGAAACTGGGATTTTAAATGGTGGGCCTGAAGAATTAAAGGGCCTTGAAAAGTATTCAAGAATGAGTGTTAAACAATTACAGCAAGAAGCTACTGATAGAGGGGTTTCTGCAATTGGGTTGAAGAAAGAACTTGTTGAGAGGCTTTGTGTTGCTGATAGTTCTGACCCCATTGTGTTTGATG GCGAAGAAAAGAATGATGTTCAAGAGCGCAAGTATGCAAGCATGACTGTAAAGCAATTACGCCAAGAATCCACTGCTCGAGAGCTTTCTGCAATCGGTACAAAGAAAGAACTCATTGATAGGCTCTCTGTTGCTGACAATTATAAGCGCATCTTGCTTGATG GCGAAGAAAAGAAATATGTTGGTGAAAGCAAGTATACAAGCATGACAGTTAAACAATTACGCCAAGAAGCCTCTGCTCAAGGAATTTCTGTAACTGGGTCGAAGAAAGAGCTGATTGATAGGCTTTCCGTTGCTAACAATTCAGAGAAAATTGTTTTTGATG GAGAAGAAAATAAGCATGTTGATGATAACAAGAAGGAAAGGCTGGTAACAGCAACAAAGAAAGGTGCAGCAGTACTTGATCAATGGCTGTCTGATGAGATTAAGTTACAGTACCATGTATTGCAGCGA GGCGATGAAATTTATGATGCAATGTTGAACCAGACAAATGTTGGGGATAACAATAACAAGTTCTATGTTATTCAACTTCTAG AATCAGATGATGGTGTAAGGTACATGGTTTATAATAGATGGGGAAGGGTTGGTATTAAGGGTCAAGATAAATTACACGGTCCTTATACATCACTAGAGTGTGCTATCCAGGAGTTCGAACAGAAGTTCTATGCCAAGACTAAGAACCAGTGGTCTGGCCGTAAAGACTTTGTTTGTTACCCAAAGTGCTACAGATGGCTGGAAATGGATTACAGTGAAACAGATAAAAAATCAGAT GTACAAGCAAAGCAAAGGTCCATAAGCGACATACAACCTCGAGAAACTAAGTTGGAAGCCCGTGTAGCAAAGTTTATTTCTCTCATATGTAACGTCAGCATGATGAAGCAACAAATGATAGAGATAG GATATAATGCTGATAAGTTGCCACTTGGTAAGCTAAGCAGGTCGACAATTTCTGAG GGCTATAAGGTGTTGAAGAAAATTGCGGATGTAATTGGACAATCAGATAGAAAAAAGCTTGAGCAGCTAAGTGG AGAATTTTACACAGTGATTCCTCACGATTTTGGTTTTAAGAAGATGC GTGAATTTGTCATCGACAGTCCTCAAAAATTAAAACGCAAATTGGAAATG GTTGAAGCCTTAGGTGAGATTGTGGTTGCGACAAAGTTGTTGGAGGATGACATGGGAATGCAG GTTTCCAAGTATATGAAGAACACTCATGCGAAGACACATTCAAATTATTCTGTAGATATTGTCCAGATATTACGGGTCTCCAGGGAGGGTGAAGCTGAGCGATTCAAGAAG TTCTCTGGTACGAAAAATAGAATGCTATTGTGGCATGGTTCTCGGCTTACAAACTGGACTGGAATACTGAAACAAG GTCTGCGCATCGCCCCTCCAGAAGCACCTGTCACCGGATACATGTTTGGAAAGGGTGTCTATTTTGCTGACATGTTCTCTAAAAGTGCAAATTATTGCTGCTCAACGCGTACGGCTACATCTGGAGTGCTGCTTTTATGTGAG GTTGCATTGGGGGACATGGCTGAGCTACTAGATGCAAAATATGACGCAGATAAATTGCCAGATGGAAAGCTAAG CACAAAAGGAGTTGGTGTGACTGCCCCAGATTTTTCAGAGGTTGAGACACTTGAAGATGGCGTAGTTGTTCCTCTAGGAAAGCCAAAGCAACATTCAGATGTGAAG GCTAGCTTGTTGTACAACGAATATATAGTCTATAATCCAGATCAGATAAGGATGCGCTATGCCGTCCATGTTAATTTCAACTTCAAGAGATGA